From the genome of Vicinamibacteria bacterium:
CGGCTCCCGGCAGGGTCCAGAGGAGCAGGAACGGCGATCGCCGCGGCCAGCGCGCGGCAAGACCGAGGAAGAGCACGGCTGCGAGCGCGGTTGCCTGCGGATCGGCCGCCGCCGCCAAGCCCAGCGGCAAACCCGCGCGCCCCGCCCAGGCCGGAGTGCCCTCGGCCTTGAGGAGGCAGAGCACCACGAGGGAGACGAAGAAGACCGCCGCCGGCTGGGGGTAGAGGGCCTGGCTCGTGGCCCAGACCGTGGTGCCGAGAGCGAAAACGAGAGCGGTCGTCCGCCCGTCCTCCTCGGGGTGGCGCCGGCCCACGGCGAGAAACAGCGTGGCCGCGGCCAGTGCCGAGAGGAGGGAGGCGACGATCTTGCCGGCGAGGGCGGCCCCTGTTCCGTCCAGGACAAAGAGGCCGCGGAGCAGAAGGAAGACGGGAGCGGTCAGGATCAAGAGGAGGGGGGAGGGAAGCGCCCCGGCCCCGATAGGGCGGCCGTTCGAAAGGAGCAGGATCAGGATGAGGGCGCCCAGCGCGGCGGCAGAGCCGAGCGAGGGGCCGATGGCCACGGGGGAAACCCACTCCGGAGACTCCTCGGGGGTGCGGCCGGCCATCAGGGGCTCCCCGGCGGATCCGGCACCGGCCGCTTGCGCTTCTGGTAGCGGTCGACCGCCTGGGTGTGTTCGGCCAGGGTGCGGCTGAACTGATGGGTGCCGTCGTTCCGGCTCACGAAATAGAGGTCTGGGACCTCAGTTGGATCGAGGACCGCGCGCAGCGACTCGCGGCCGGGGGAAGCGATCGGCCCCGGCGGGAGGCCGGGAATGCGATAAGTGTTGTAGGGAGAGTCAATGCTGAGGTCTACCTTATGGATCTTCCCGTCCCAGGCCCCCGCCAGGCGCAGGGCGTAGATGACGGTGGGGTCGGTCTGGAGCGGCATCTTCTTCCGCAGGCGATTCAGGAAAACGGCGGCAATGCGCGGGCGCTCCTCGCCCTGGGCCGTCTCGAGCTCCACGAGCGAGGCCAAGGTGACGACCTGGCGCAGGCTCAGGCCCCGGGTCAGGAGCCGGGGCAGCTCCGGCTCCATCATCGCGCGGAAGCGCTGGACCATGCGCGTGACCAGGGCCGCGGGCGCACCCGGGCTCAAGGCGACGTCGTAGGTGTCGGGGAAGAGGTAGCCCTCGAGATCGGAGGCGAGGGGGTCGAGGTCGTGTATGGGCGCGGGGTCCCGGGCCGCTTTCAGGAAGGCGGGCGCGTCGATCCCGTGGGTGGTCACGATCTCCGCGACCTCGGTCAGGCTCTTGCCCTCGGGTACGGTCACATCATGACGCACCACCTCGCCCCGGGCCATCATGTCCACGATCTGTTCCAGGGAGAGGGGCCCCTCGAACGAGTACTCGCCGGCCTTGAGGACCGTCTCCACCCCCCGGCTCACGACCAGGATGCGGAAGATCAGCGGGTAGCGCACGAGGCCGAGGGCGTGGAGCTGCCGACCGATGGCCTCGGCGCTCGAGCCGGGGGGCACGACGAGAGAGACGGGAGGCTCCCCTACCCCATTCAGGGGGTAGCGGGTCTCGTAGACCCAGGCCAGGCGCAGGGATAGGGCCAGGATCGCGAGCAGGAGCAGGACGCGCGCGACCCGGAGGAGGTCAGGCGCTGGAGTTGCGGGCCTCGGCATCGACGAGCTTGCGGTAGTCGAGGTAGCTCTGAAGGATCAAGACGGCCGCCACTTGGTCCACTGCCTCCCGTCGGTCGCGGCGGGAGGCCCCCGCTTCCCGAAGGGCCTGAGTGGCCATGGCTGTAGTGAAGCGCTCGTCCCAGGGAACGACCGGCACGGGCAGCGCGCCGCGGAGATCGTCCATGAAGGCCAGTACCTTACGGGCTTGGGGCCCCTCAGAGCCGTCGAGGCTCCTGGGCAACCCCACCACGACCTCCCCCGCGTCGTGGCCGCGCACGAGGGCGGCCACCGCCTTAACGTCCTTGCGCGGGCCCACCCGCCGGAGGGTCGGAAGGCCCGTGGCGAGGGTGGCCGTCTCGTCGGAGGCCGCCACCCCGATGCGGACGTCGCCCACGTCCAAGCCCAGGTAACGCATGTCGTCTCATGAGTATATCGCTTTGTTGACACCCCCCCAGGGGTCTGCCATGCTCGCATTCGATTTCGTAACCGACAGAAAAAGATGGTCGAGCCGCTGAAGTACCGGATCCTTCACGAGTTGGGCGCGGGAGGGATGGGCAGGGTCTG
Proteins encoded in this window:
- the mltG gene encoding endolytic transglycosylase MltG, whose protein sequence is MPRPATPAPDLLRVARVLLLLAILALSLRLAWVYETRYPLNGVGEPPVSLVVPPGSSAEAIGRQLHALGLVRYPLIFRILVVSRGVETVLKAGEYSFEGPLSLEQIVDMMARGEVVRHDVTVPEGKSLTEVAEIVTTHGIDAPAFLKAARDPAPIHDLDPLASDLEGYLFPDTYDVALSPGAPAALVTRMVQRFRAMMEPELPRLLTRGLSLRQVVTLASLVELETAQGEERPRIAAVFLNRLRKKMPLQTDPTVIYALRLAGAWDGKIHKVDLSIDSPYNTYRIPGLPPGPIASPGRESLRAVLDPTEVPDLYFVSRNDGTHQFSRTLAEHTQAVDRYQKRKRPVPDPPGSP
- the ruvX gene encoding Holliday junction resolvase RuvX — translated: MRYLGLDVGDVRIGVAASDETATLATGLPTLRRVGPRKDVKAVAALVRGHDAGEVVVGLPRSLDGSEGPQARKVLAFMDDLRGALPVPVVPWDERFTTAMATQALREAGASRRDRREAVDQVAAVLILQSYLDYRKLVDAEARNSSA